In Desulfobulbus oralis, one DNA window encodes the following:
- a CDS encoding 4Fe-4S dicluster domain-containing protein: MNDALNLSRMRDPSFTEEVEARSGQNLSTCYQCGNCTAGCPAGLAYDLPVNQIMRGVQLGLKDEVLNSRSIWMCLSCSTCSLRCPNEIEVAGVMETLRHMAREEGRVTVPKMEKFWWSFLDTVRAFGRTYEVGTMALYMMRSLRVTTDVDLVPSALAKGKLGLRPHKIPGGAEAVTRIFRRYRERAQREGVRP; encoded by the coding sequence ATGAACGACGCTCTGAACCTGAGTCGAATGCGTGATCCCTCCTTCACAGAGGAAGTGGAGGCACGTAGCGGACAAAATTTGTCGACCTGCTACCAGTGCGGCAATTGCACTGCCGGATGTCCTGCAGGTTTGGCCTATGACCTGCCGGTGAACCAGATTATGCGAGGCGTGCAGTTAGGGCTGAAGGATGAAGTGCTGAACTCGCGTTCCATCTGGATGTGCCTTTCCTGTTCCACCTGCAGCCTCAGATGCCCCAACGAAATCGAAGTTGCGGGCGTCATGGAAACCCTGCGCCACATGGCCCGTGAAGAGGGCCGCGTCACCGTCCCCAAGATGGAAAAATTCTGGTGGTCCTTCCTCGACACCGTACGCGCCTTCGGCCGTACCTATGAAGTGGGGACCATGGCGCTGTACATGATGCGCAGCCTGCGCGTCACAACAGATGTCGACCTTGTCCCCAGCGCGCTTGCCAAAGGCAAGCTGGGCCTCAGACCCCACAAGATCCCGGGCGGCGCCGAAGCGGTTACCCGCATCTTCAGGCGCTACAGAGAGCGTGCCCAACGCGAGGGGGTGCGGCCATGA